The Fragaria vesca subsp. vesca linkage group LG2, FraVesHawaii_1.0, whole genome shotgun sequence genome includes a window with the following:
- the LOC101303471 gene encoding uncharacterized protein LOC101303471 isoform 1, with amino-acid sequence MKKGKGRNNGGGGGLLPSSLRIISSCLKTVSTNASTVASTVRSAGASVAASISASEDHKDQVTWAGFDRLELGHSAFKRVLLLGYLNGFQVFDVEDASNYSELVSKRDGPVSFLQMQPYPAASDDKEGFRASHPLLLVVAGDDTNGSGVVQNHSNLGGLGRDGHVESRPGNPVSSPTAVRFYSLRSHSYVHVLRFRSAVCMIRCSPRIVAVGLASQIYCFDALTLENKFSVLTYPVPQLAGQGSSGFNVGYGPMAVGPRWLAYASNSPLMSNTSRLGPHNLSHSPGVSPSTSPGNGSYVARYAMESSKQLATGIINLSDMGCKTLYKYCQELLPDGSSSPVSSNSGWKVSRLAGTEMDNAGMVVVKDFVTRAVISQFKAHTSPISALCFDPSGTLLVTASIYGNNINIFRIMPSCKRNGSGTQNMNWNSSHVHLYKLHRGITSALIQDICFSHYSQWVAIVSSKGTCHVFVLSPFGGDAGFQVQHSQGEEPTLYPVLSLPWWSTSSCIMTQQSFPPPPPVTLSVVSRIKYSSFGWLSTVNNAAGSTTGKVFVPSGAVAAVFHNSLSQSVQHSNSRASTLEYLLVYTPSGHVVQHELQPRVGVEQSHSGLNTQTATYRHMQEEDLRVKVEPIQWWDVCRRSDWPEREDCILGINPDGDVAGTIQSKSGCDGTYAMEFLDLNGGVEGKRNLETHWSRNISNAEVQISSFRLPIWQKSKICFYTMECQRGDSFPGGEFEVEKVPIHEIEMRQKELLPVFHQFHSIKSSWNDRVVVGKYSNNSSSESHQAEGKISEQTVICHSNPASLSSTESSEGGSSRRIEHSLDFDQLNNDLPRSPMLQTLNCPERRANAILESSFQNHSFLGTLCAPSEHFKNIGSQVTVLESKLLPVGRFYAEEGLSVKTIGMSEGLDLYTDQHASSTVVVTEGDSNLQRPIDLSQFFQEGHCMALEQNGCLSEVITDDSDGSQCDKGKPDDEENGEMLGGMFAFSDEGKNLELFFQLYL; translated from the exons ATGAAGAAAGGCAAGGGGAGGAACAACGGCGGAGGCGGCGGCTTGTTGCCGAGCTCGCTGAGGATCATATCGTCGTGCCTCAAGACTGTTTCGACGAATGCCAGCACTGTCGCTTCTACTGTTCGTTCCGCCGGAGCGTCCGTCGCTGCTTCTATTTCTGCTTCCGAGGATCACAAGGATCAG GTGACCTGGGCTGGATTTGATAGGCTAGAGCTTGGTCACTCGGCCTTCAAACGGGTTCTGTTGCTTGGTTATCTGAATGGATTTCAAGTGTTTGATGTCGAGGATGCCTCTAACTACAGTGAACTGGTTTCAAAGCGTGATGGCCCAGTTTCGTTCTTACAGATGCAGCCCTATCCTGCAGCTTCTGATGATAAGGAGGGATTTAGAGCTTCTCATCCTTTGTTGCTGGTGGTTGCTGGAGATGACACCAATGGTTCAGGCGTTGTTCAAAATCACAGCAACTTGGGAGGCTTAGGAAGAGATGGTCATGTGGAGTCTCGGCCAGGAAACCCTGTCAGCTCTCCTACAGCTGTTCGGTTTTACTCGCTGAGGTCCCACAGTTATGTGCATGTTCTGAGATTCCGGTCTGCTGTCTGTATGATTAGATGCAGTCCTCGGATAGTAGCTGTTGGTCTTGCAAGTCAA ATATACTGCTTTGACGCCCTTACCCTCGAAAATAAATTCAGTGTTCTTACCTATCCTGTTCCTCAGCTAGCAGGACAAGGATCCTCTGGGTTTAACGTAGGTTATGGCCCAATGGCTGTGGGTCCTAGGTGGCTAGCTTATGCTTCCAACAGCCCACTCATGTCAAACACAAGTCGCTTAGGCCCCCATAATCTTTCTCATTCTCCAGGAGTTAGTCCATCTACATCACCTGGGAATGGTAGTTACGTGGCTCGTTATGCAATGGAATCTAGCAAACAGTTGGCTACTGGAATTATCAACCTGAGTGACATGGGATGCAAAACCTTGTACAAATACTGTCAAGAGCTTCTCCCTGATGGGTCTAGTTCTCCAGTATCATCAAATTCAGGCTGGAAAGTTAGCAGGCTTGCCGGAACAGAAATGGATAATGCTGGGATG GTTGTTGTCAAAGATTTTGTTACCCGAGCTGTTATATCGCAGTTCAAGGCTCATACTAGTCCAATATCTGCACTGTGTTTCGACCCCAGTGGGACCCTTCTTGTTACTGCCTCAATATATGGAAATAACATTAATATTTTCCGGATAATGCCTTCATGCAAACGCAATGGATCAGGCACTCAGAACATGAATTGGAACTCGTCTCATGTGCATCTGTACAAGCTGCATCGTGGAATAACATCGGCT TTGATCCAGGACATTTGCTTTAGTCATTATTCTCAATGGGTTGCAATTGTTTCATCCAAGGGGACCTGCCATGTTTTTGTTCTATCCCCTTTTGGTGGTGATGCTGGATTTCAAGTTCAACATTCCCAGGGTGAAGAACCCACGCTATATCCAGTTTTATCTCTTCCTTGGTGGTCTACTTCTTCTTGTATCATGACTCAACAATCTTTTCCACCCCCACCACCTGTTACTCTTTCGGTTGTGAGCAGAATAAAGTATAGTAGTTTTGGGTGGCTTAGCACAGTCAACAATGCTGCTGGTTCCACAACAGGAAAGGTATTTGTACCATCTGGTGCTGTTGCGGCTGTTTTTCATAATTCCCTTTCTCAGAGTGTTCAGCACAGTAACTCAAGGGCCAGTACCTTGGAGTATCTATTAGTTTATACTCCATCAGGTCATGTAGTTCAACATGAACTTCAGCCAAGAGTCGGGGTAGAACAAAGTCATAGCGGTTTGAATACCCAGACAGCTACATACAGGCACATGCAGGAGGAGGACCTGAGAGTGAAAGTTGAACCTATACAATGGTGGGATGTGTGCAGGCGTTCAGATTGGCCAGAAAGGGAGGACTGTATTTTAGGAATCAACCCTGATGGTGATGTCGCGGGAACAATTCAGAGTAAATCAGGTTGTGATGGTACTTACGCAATGGAGTTTCTTGACTTAAATGGTGGTGTTGAGGGGAAAAGGAACCTGGAAACTCATTGGTCCAGGAACATCTCTAATGCAGAGGTGCAAATAAGTTCTTTCAGATTACCAATATGGCAAAAGTCTAAG ATCTGCTTTTACACAATGGAGTGTCAAAGAGGTGATAGTTTTCCTGGTGGAGAGTTTGAAGTTGAGAAAGTCCCTATTCATGAAATCGAAATGAGGCAGAAGGAATTGTTACCTGTTTTTCACCAATTTCATAGCATCAAATCAAGCTGGAATGATAG AGTCGTAGTTGGAAAATATTCAAATAATTCTTCATCAGAATCTCATCAAGCTGAAGGCAAGATCTCAGAACAGACTGTTATTTGTCACTCAAACCCTGCATCGCTTAGCTCCACAGAAAGCTCAGAAGGGG GTTCATCAAGAAGAATTGAGCATTCGCTAGATTTTGATCAGCTGAACAATGATCTGCCCCGATCTCCCATGCTTCAGACTTTAAATTGCCCAGAAAGAAGAGCAAATGCTATTCTGGAGTCTTCATTTCAAAACCATTCATTTCTTGGCACCCTCTGTGCTCCATCTGAACATTTTAAAAACATCGGTTCTCAAGTCACTGTATTAGAAAGTAAGCTTCTCCCAGTTGGAAGATTCTATGCCGAAGAAGGCCTATCAGTGAAAACAATTGGGATGAGTGAGGGCTTGGATTTATACACGGATCAACATGCTTCGAGTACTGTAGTTGTGACAGAGGGGGATTCCAATCTGCAACGTCCAATAGATCTCTCGCAGTTTTTCCAGGAGGGGCATTGTATGGCATTGGAGCAGAATGGATGCCTATCTGAAGTCATAACCGATGATAGCGATGGTAGCCAATGCGATAAGGGAAAACCTGACGACGAAGAAAATGGCGAAATGCTTGGAGGCATGTTTGCCTTTTCTGATGAAGGTAAAAACCTAGAACTGTTTTTCCAGTTATATCTATGA
- the LOC101303471 gene encoding uncharacterized protein LOC101303471 isoform 2 — MKKGKGRNNGGGGGLLPSSLRIISSCLKTVSTNASTVASTVRSAGASVAASISASEDHKDQVTWAGFDRLELGHSAFKRVLLLGYLNGFQVFDVEDASNYSELVSKRDGPVSFLQMQPYPAASDDKEGFRASHPLLLVVAGDDTNGSGVVQNHSNLGGLGRDGHVESRPGNPVSSPTAVRFYSLRSHSYVHVLRFRSAVCMIRCSPRIVAVGLASQIYCFDALTLENKFSVLTYPVPQLAGQGSSGFNVGYGPMAVGPRWLAYASNSPLMSNTSRLGPHNLSHSPGVSPSTSPGNGSYVARYAMESSKQLATGIINLSDMGCKTLYKYCQELLPDGSSSPVSSNSGWKVSRLAGTEMDNAGMVVVKDFVTRAVISQFKAHTSPISALCFDPSGTLLVTASIYGNNINIFRIMPSCKRNGSGTQNMNWNSSHVHLYKLHRGITSALIQDICFSHYSQWVAIVSSKGTCHVFVLSPFGGDAGFQVQHSQGEEPTLYPVLSLPWWSTSSCIMTQQSFPPPPPVTLSVVSRIKYSSFGWLSTVNNAAGSTTGKVFVPSGAVAAVFHNSLSQSVQHSNSRASTLEYLLVYTPSGHVVQHELQPRVGVEQSHSGLNTQTATYRHMQEEDLRVKVEPIQWWDVCRRSDWPEREDCILGINPDGDVAGTIQSKSGCDGTYAMEFLDLNGGVEGKRNLETHWSRNISNAEVQISSFRLPIWQKSKICFYTMECQRGDSFPGGEFEVEKVPIHEIEMRQKELLPVFHQFHSIKSSWNDRVVVGKYSNNSSSESHQAEGKISEQTVICHSNPASLSSTESSEGGSSRRIEHSLDFDQLNNDLPRSPMLQTLNCPERRANAILESSFQNHSFLGTLCAPSEHFKNIGSQVTVLESKLLPVGRFYAEEGLSVKTIGMSEGLDLYTDQHASSTVVVTEGDSNLQRPIDLSQFFQEGHCMALEQNGCLSEVITDDSDGSQCDKGKPDDEENGEMLGGMFAFSDEG, encoded by the exons ATGAAGAAAGGCAAGGGGAGGAACAACGGCGGAGGCGGCGGCTTGTTGCCGAGCTCGCTGAGGATCATATCGTCGTGCCTCAAGACTGTTTCGACGAATGCCAGCACTGTCGCTTCTACTGTTCGTTCCGCCGGAGCGTCCGTCGCTGCTTCTATTTCTGCTTCCGAGGATCACAAGGATCAG GTGACCTGGGCTGGATTTGATAGGCTAGAGCTTGGTCACTCGGCCTTCAAACGGGTTCTGTTGCTTGGTTATCTGAATGGATTTCAAGTGTTTGATGTCGAGGATGCCTCTAACTACAGTGAACTGGTTTCAAAGCGTGATGGCCCAGTTTCGTTCTTACAGATGCAGCCCTATCCTGCAGCTTCTGATGATAAGGAGGGATTTAGAGCTTCTCATCCTTTGTTGCTGGTGGTTGCTGGAGATGACACCAATGGTTCAGGCGTTGTTCAAAATCACAGCAACTTGGGAGGCTTAGGAAGAGATGGTCATGTGGAGTCTCGGCCAGGAAACCCTGTCAGCTCTCCTACAGCTGTTCGGTTTTACTCGCTGAGGTCCCACAGTTATGTGCATGTTCTGAGATTCCGGTCTGCTGTCTGTATGATTAGATGCAGTCCTCGGATAGTAGCTGTTGGTCTTGCAAGTCAA ATATACTGCTTTGACGCCCTTACCCTCGAAAATAAATTCAGTGTTCTTACCTATCCTGTTCCTCAGCTAGCAGGACAAGGATCCTCTGGGTTTAACGTAGGTTATGGCCCAATGGCTGTGGGTCCTAGGTGGCTAGCTTATGCTTCCAACAGCCCACTCATGTCAAACACAAGTCGCTTAGGCCCCCATAATCTTTCTCATTCTCCAGGAGTTAGTCCATCTACATCACCTGGGAATGGTAGTTACGTGGCTCGTTATGCAATGGAATCTAGCAAACAGTTGGCTACTGGAATTATCAACCTGAGTGACATGGGATGCAAAACCTTGTACAAATACTGTCAAGAGCTTCTCCCTGATGGGTCTAGTTCTCCAGTATCATCAAATTCAGGCTGGAAAGTTAGCAGGCTTGCCGGAACAGAAATGGATAATGCTGGGATG GTTGTTGTCAAAGATTTTGTTACCCGAGCTGTTATATCGCAGTTCAAGGCTCATACTAGTCCAATATCTGCACTGTGTTTCGACCCCAGTGGGACCCTTCTTGTTACTGCCTCAATATATGGAAATAACATTAATATTTTCCGGATAATGCCTTCATGCAAACGCAATGGATCAGGCACTCAGAACATGAATTGGAACTCGTCTCATGTGCATCTGTACAAGCTGCATCGTGGAATAACATCGGCT TTGATCCAGGACATTTGCTTTAGTCATTATTCTCAATGGGTTGCAATTGTTTCATCCAAGGGGACCTGCCATGTTTTTGTTCTATCCCCTTTTGGTGGTGATGCTGGATTTCAAGTTCAACATTCCCAGGGTGAAGAACCCACGCTATATCCAGTTTTATCTCTTCCTTGGTGGTCTACTTCTTCTTGTATCATGACTCAACAATCTTTTCCACCCCCACCACCTGTTACTCTTTCGGTTGTGAGCAGAATAAAGTATAGTAGTTTTGGGTGGCTTAGCACAGTCAACAATGCTGCTGGTTCCACAACAGGAAAGGTATTTGTACCATCTGGTGCTGTTGCGGCTGTTTTTCATAATTCCCTTTCTCAGAGTGTTCAGCACAGTAACTCAAGGGCCAGTACCTTGGAGTATCTATTAGTTTATACTCCATCAGGTCATGTAGTTCAACATGAACTTCAGCCAAGAGTCGGGGTAGAACAAAGTCATAGCGGTTTGAATACCCAGACAGCTACATACAGGCACATGCAGGAGGAGGACCTGAGAGTGAAAGTTGAACCTATACAATGGTGGGATGTGTGCAGGCGTTCAGATTGGCCAGAAAGGGAGGACTGTATTTTAGGAATCAACCCTGATGGTGATGTCGCGGGAACAATTCAGAGTAAATCAGGTTGTGATGGTACTTACGCAATGGAGTTTCTTGACTTAAATGGTGGTGTTGAGGGGAAAAGGAACCTGGAAACTCATTGGTCCAGGAACATCTCTAATGCAGAGGTGCAAATAAGTTCTTTCAGATTACCAATATGGCAAAAGTCTAAG ATCTGCTTTTACACAATGGAGTGTCAAAGAGGTGATAGTTTTCCTGGTGGAGAGTTTGAAGTTGAGAAAGTCCCTATTCATGAAATCGAAATGAGGCAGAAGGAATTGTTACCTGTTTTTCACCAATTTCATAGCATCAAATCAAGCTGGAATGATAG AGTCGTAGTTGGAAAATATTCAAATAATTCTTCATCAGAATCTCATCAAGCTGAAGGCAAGATCTCAGAACAGACTGTTATTTGTCACTCAAACCCTGCATCGCTTAGCTCCACAGAAAGCTCAGAAGGGG GTTCATCAAGAAGAATTGAGCATTCGCTAGATTTTGATCAGCTGAACAATGATCTGCCCCGATCTCCCATGCTTCAGACTTTAAATTGCCCAGAAAGAAGAGCAAATGCTATTCTGGAGTCTTCATTTCAAAACCATTCATTTCTTGGCACCCTCTGTGCTCCATCTGAACATTTTAAAAACATCGGTTCTCAAGTCACTGTATTAGAAAGTAAGCTTCTCCCAGTTGGAAGATTCTATGCCGAAGAAGGCCTATCAGTGAAAACAATTGGGATGAGTGAGGGCTTGGATTTATACACGGATCAACATGCTTCGAGTACTGTAGTTGTGACAGAGGGGGATTCCAATCTGCAACGTCCAATAGATCTCTCGCAGTTTTTCCAGGAGGGGCATTGTATGGCATTGGAGCAGAATGGATGCCTATCTGAAGTCATAACCGATGATAGCGATGGTAGCCAATGCGATAAGGGAAAACCTGACGACGAAGAAAATGGCGAAATGCTTGGAGGCATGTTTGCCTTTTCTGATGAAG GTTGA
- the LOC101295977 gene encoding histidine-containing phosphotransfer protein 2-like, which translates to MDTVAQLRSQWFDYTHYLRRERFLDDQFAQLKKLQDASSPDFVFEVVSLFFQNSEKVINIMAEALEQNVVDFNQVVIYVHRLKGSSAWCLGCLQQARQECLELKNKLENLFRLERQIVAAGGLVPVME; encoded by the exons ATGGATACCGTGGCTCAGTTGCGAAGCCAGTGGTTTGACTACACCCATTATCTGCGACGAGAG AGATTCTTGGATGATCAGTTTGCACAGCTGAAGAAGCTTCAGGATGCAAGCAGCCCGGACTTTGTGTTTGAGGTTGTTTCTCTGTTCTTTCAAAATTCTGAGAAGGTTATTAACATTATGGCCGAGGCTCT AGAGCAGAATGTTGTAGACTTCAATCAAGTAGTTATCTATGTCCATCGATTGAAGGGTAGCAGTGCCTG GTGTTTGGGGTGTTTGCAACAAGCACGACAAGAATGCTTGGAATTAAAGAACAAGCTTGAAAACTTGTTTAGG TTGGAGCGACAAATCGTGGCTGCCGGTGGATTAGTTCCTGTGATGGAATGA
- the LOC101303954 gene encoding receptor-like protein kinase-like, whose product MASFGLLRRWCIVVCIYLFQFNSVTVAILDPVDFLALQSIRKGLEDLPGSNYFASWDFTSDPCNFAGVYCDSDKVIALNLGDPRAGAPGLTGRIDPAIGKLSALAELSIVPGRIFGALPQSISQLKSLRFLAVSRNFISGQIPASLSQLRNLRTLDLSYNIFTGAIPASIGTLPELTNVILGHNRLSGSIPPFTSTSLTRLDLKHNDFSGTLAPNSLPASLQYLSLSWNRLSGPVYGILSRLDQLNYLDLSMNQLTGLIPGRVFTFPITNLQLQRNLFFGPVRPADQVSIPTIDLSYNRLSGEISPLFSTVQNLYLNNNRFSGQVPGPFVDRLLAANIQILYLQHNFLTGIQINPTAEIPLSSSLCLQYNCMVPPVQTPCPLKSGKQKTRPTAQCNEWRG is encoded by the coding sequence ATGGCGAGCTTTGGGCTATTGCGGCGGTGGTGCATTGTGGTCTGTATCTACTTGTTTCAGTTTAATTCAGTAACGGTTGCGATTCTTGATCCCGTTGATTTCTTGGCGCTGCAATCCATTCGGAAAGGTCTGGAGGATTTGCCGGGATCAAATTACTTTGCTTCCTGGGATTTCACCTCCGACCCCTGTAATTTCGCCGGCGTTTACTGCGATTCCGACAAGGTTATAGCTCTCAACCTCGGCGACCCGAGAGCCGGCGCTCCGGGTCTAACGGGTCGGATCGACCCGGCTATAGGCAAGCTCTCCGCCCTGGCGGAGCTATCCATCGTCCCGGGTCGGATCTTCGGCGCTCTCCCCCAGTCCATTTCCCAGCTAAAGAGCCTCCGCTTCCTCGCCGTCAGCCGCAACTTCATCTCCGGCCAGATTCCGGCGAGCCTCTCCCAGCTCCGCAACCTCCGCACTCTCGATTTAAGCTACAACATCTTCACCGGAGCAATCCCCGCCTCCATCGGAACCCTACCGGAGCTCACCAACGTCATACTCGGCCACAACCGCCTCTCCGGCTCAATCCCGCCGTTCACCTCCACGTCACTAACCCGCCTCGACCTGAAGCACAACGACTTCTCCGGTACGCTCGCTCCCAACTCCCTCCCTGCTTCTCTCCAGTACCTCTCTCTCTCCTGGAACCGCCTCTCCGGCCCGGTCTACGGCATCTTAAGCCGCCTCGACCAGCTCAACTACCTCGACCTCAGCATGAACCAGTTGACGGGTCTAATCCCGGGCCGGGTCTTCACTTTCCCGATCACCAATCTCCAGCTCCAAAGAAACCTCTTCTTCGGCCCGGTCCGGCCGGCCGATCAAGTCTCGATCCCGACCATTGATCTCAGCTACAACAGATTGTCCGGCGAGATTTCGCCGCTGTTCTCCACCGTGCAGAATCTCTACCTGAACAACAACCGGTTCTCGGGTCAGGTCCCGGGTCCATTCGTGGACCGGTTGCTGGCAGCGAATATTCAGATACTGTATCTACAGCACAACTTTCTGACGGGGATTCAGATCAATCCGACGGCGGAGATTCCTCTGAGCAGCTCGCTGTGTCTGCAGTACAATTGCATGGTCCCGCCGGTACAGACGCCGTGTCCGCTGAAGTCCGGGAAGCAGAAGACGAGGCCTACGGCGCAGTGTAACGAGTGGAGAGGGTAG
- the LOC101304242 gene encoding LEC14B protein-like, with protein sequence MLVTSIDDFDEMGYSLSRLTVESDYFDDGSTNNGTSEGPDKAFESLEHEVAQLTKLRSAPNERLRQVGPGRRGRTVSTVKMLEGREGNYSGRGRFSSADCCHVSGRYLPLNGPWLIDLLPCRAYVSQFSADGSLFIAGFQGSHIKIYNVDKGWKVQKDIHAKNLRWTVTDTSLSPDQRHLVYASMSPIVHIVNLGSAETESRANITEIHEGLDFTSSDDRGYSFGIFSIKFSTDGREIVAGSSDDSIYVYDLETNKLSLRILAHTSDVNTVCFADESGHLIYSGSDDTLCKVWDRRCFQASGKPAGVLTGHLEGITCIDSKGDGRYFISNSKDQSIKLWDIRKMCSSATAARNPGPRYHEWDYRWMDYPPQAKDMKHPSDVSVSTYKGHSVLRTLIRSYFSPAYSSGQKYIYTGSHNSCVYIYDLVSGKEVGKLEHHKSAVRDCSWHPYYPMLVSSSWDGEVVRWEFTGNGDTPPPFTRRGAWRREYSPFY encoded by the exons ATGCTTGTTACTTCAATTGATGATTTCGATGAGATGGGGTATTCACTGAGTAGATTGACTGTAGAGTCTGACTATTTTGATGATGGGAGTACCAATAACGGAACTAGTGAAGGACCCGACAAAGCTTTTGAGAGTTTAGAGCATGAAGTAGCTCAGCTCACAAAGCTGAGATCAGCACCCAATGAGAGATTGAGACAAGTCGGACCGGGGAGGCGGGGCAGGACTGTTTCGACGGTGAAGATGCTGGAAGGGAGAGAGGGTAATTATTCAGGAAGGGGGAGATTCTCCTCTGCTGATTGTTGTCATGTTTCAGGGAGATACTTGCCGCTGAATGGTCCTTGGCTTATTGACCTATTGCCTTGCCGAGCATATGTCTCGCAGTTTTCAGCAGATGGATCTCTTTTTATTGCTGGGTTTCAG GGTAGCCACATTAAAATATACAATGTGGATAAAGGGTGGAAAGTGCAGAAGGACATTCATGCCAAAAATCTGCGATGGACAGTGACTGATACATCTCTTTCCCCGGATCAACGCCATCTT GTCTATGCAAGCATGTCACCCATTGTTCATATAGTTAATCTGGGATCTGCAGAAACAGAATCTCGTGCTAATATAACG GAAATTCATGAGGGTTTGGATTTTACATCTAGTGATGATCGAGGATACTCCTTCGGTATTTTCTCCATAAAATTTTCAACAGATGGACGTGAAATTGTTGCTGGAAGTAGTGATGATTCCATATATGTTTATGATCTTGAAACTAATAAGCTCTCCCTTCGAATTTTGGCTCACACG TCTGATGTGAACACTGTTTGTTTTGCCGATGAAAGTGGCCATCTTATTTATTCTGGGAGTGATGATACTCTCTGTAAG GTGTGGGATAGACGTTGCTTTCAAGCCAGCGGGAAGCCAGCAGGAGTTTTGACAGGGCACCTAGAAGGTATTACATGCATTGACAGCAAAGGAGACGGACGTTACTTCATTTCAAATAGCAAAGATCAGAGCATAAAACTTTGGGATATCAGGAAAATGTGCTCTAGTGCTACTGCTGCGCG CAACCCAGGGCCTAGATATCATGAATGGGATTACAGATGGATGGACTACCCGCCTCAGGCAAAAGATATGAAACATCCATCTGATGTATCGGTGTCTACTTATAAAGGTCATTCGGTCTTGCGTACACTTATTCGCTCCTACTTCTCCCCAGCGTATAG CAGTGGTCAGAAGTACATCTACACTGGATCTCACAATTCATGCGTTTATATATATGATTTG GTGAGTGGAAAAGAAGTTGGAAAACTGGAGCATCATAAATCAGCTGTAAGAGATTGTAGTTGGCACCCATATTACCCTATGCTTGTCAGCTCTTCCTGGGATGGGGAGGTTGTTAGATGGGAATTCACTGGAAATGGAGACACACCACCACCTTTCACCAGAAGGGGAGCCTGGAGGAGAGAATATTCACCATTCTATTGA
- the LOC101296260 gene encoding pentatricopeptide repeat-containing protein At2g30780-like — protein MKRIWRLSDGAQLEVLSRFSAKPKTPTTPYSYTLTNSPNFRFTRDVVNNAQNPPPPPPPPPPYPFSSVIDIFVDRPTLQEIRAREDLGRKLNQLAEELVQTAGRSEKIARVLEDEGSQVLWSHGFRDVNVIVELMHQLGRWPHLALEVFNWRRNQADGSNPMTAAEYTKAITAAGKIKNVQLALELFDEAINKRLKTTYIYNALMMAYVLKGHTAKCQYLFRDLKRERDCRPTIVTYNILISVFGRLMLVDHMEATVRELKELDLSPSVYTYNNLIAGYITAWMWDRMERTFQKMKAGPVSPAISTYLLMLRGYAHSGNLKKMEEMYELVRHHANDEEIPLIRAMICAYCRSSVKDRVQKIHTLMNLIPEDQYRPWLHVLLIKLYAQEDCFEAMERSINEAFERKTSIHTTRLMRSIVASYFRCKEVDRLAHFVKRAEGARWRICRSLYHCKMVMYASEQRLEEMENVLGEMACFNFGCTKKTFWILYQAYSSCGERNKVAKVLGLMWKHGYEVPLEVMPS, from the exons ATGAAACGAATATGGAGGCTCTCCGACGGGGCCCAATTGGAGGTCTTGAGCCGCTTCTCCGCAAAACCCAAAACCCCAACAACCCCATACTCCTACACTCTCACCAACTCCCCCAATTTCCGATTCACTCGCGACGTCGTCAACAATGCCCAGAACCCTCCTCCTCCTCCTCCTCCGCCGCCGCCCTACCCCTTCTCCTCCGTCATTGATATCTTCGTCGACCGCCCCACCCTTCAAGAGATCAGAGCCCGCGAGGATCTAGGCCGCAAGCTCAATCAACTCGCGGAGGAGCTGGTTCAGACCGCCGGCCGTTCGGAGAAGATTGCTAGGGTTTTGGAGGACGAGGGCTCTCAGGTTTTATGGAGCCATGGTTTTAGGGATGTGAATGTTATTGTGGAGCTTATGCATCAGTTGGGTAGGTGGCCTCATTTGGCCCTGGAG GTTTTTAATTGGAGGAGAAACCAGGCGGATGGTAGCAATCCTATGACAGCAGCGGAATATACTAAGGCTATTACAGCGGCAGGTAAAATCAAGAATGTTCAACTTGCCCTCGAGTTATTTGATGAAGCTATTAACAAGCGACTCAAGACAACCTATATTTATAATGCATTGATGATGGCTTATGTGCTCAAAGGCCATACTGCTAAATGTCAGTATTTGTTTCGGGACCTCAAGAGGGAACGGGATTGCAGACCTACCATTGTGACATACAACATTCTCATTTCTGTGTTTGGTCGATTGATGCTGGTTGATCATATGGAGGCAACTGTTCGGGAGTTAAAGGAATTAGATCTCTCCCCTAGTGTATACACATACAATAATTTAATTGCTGGGTACATTACTGCTTGGATGTGGGATAGAATGGAACGTACTTTTCAAAAGATGAAGGCAGGCCCTGTTAGTCCTGCTATTAGCACCTACTTGCTAATGCTTCGAGGATATGCTCATTCAGGTAATTTGAAAAAGATGGAGGAGATGTATGAGTTGGTAAGACATCATGCAAATGACGAGGAAATCCCTTTGATAAGGGCTATGATATGTGCATATTGCAGGAGCTCTGTTAAAGACAGAGTGCAAAAAATACACACACTAATGAACCTTATTCCAGAAGATCAATACAGACCTTGGTTGCATGTATTGCTGATTAAGCTTTATGCTCAGGAGGATTGTTTTGAAGCAATGGAGAGGTCAATAAATGAAGCATTTGAGCGAAAAACCTCCATACATACTACCCGTTTGATGCGATCTATAGTTGCCAGTTATTTCAGATGCAAAGAGGTGGACAGACTAGCACATTTTGTGAAGCGTGCAGAAGGTGCTAGGTGGAGAATTTGCCGGTCCCTATATCACTGTAAGATGGTCATGTATGCATCAGAACAGCGCTTAGAAGAAATGGAGAATGTCCTTGGTGAAATGGCGTGTTTTAACTTTGGCTGCACTAAGAAAACATTTTGGATATTGTATCAGGCCTATTCTAGCTGTGGTGAAAGAAATAAGGTTGCGAAAGTATTAGGGTTAATGTGGAAGCATGGTTATGAAGTTCCATTGGAGGTAATGCCATCATGA